One stretch of Lysobacter sp. KIS68-7 DNA includes these proteins:
- the guaA gene encoding glutamine-hydrolyzing GMP synthase, whose translation MTHDIHRDKILILDFGAQYTQLIARRIRELGVYCEIWAWDHDPAEIAKFGAKGIILSGGPESTTLPGAPRAPQEVWDSGLPLLGICYGMQTMAAQLGGSTEAADQREFGHATVEVIAHDSLFEGLKDHPGAPPRLDVWMSHGDHVATAPPNFIVTARTDRIPVAAMADEARRWYGVQFHPEVTHTKQGQALLRRFVVDICGCATLWNAANIIDDLVARVRAQVGSDEVILGLSGGVDSSVVAALLHRAIGEQLTCVFVDTGLLRFEEGDQVMAMFAQHMGVKVVRVDAADRYFAKLAGVQDPEAKRKIIGNLFVDIFDEESAKLRNAKWLAQGTIYPDVIESAGSKTGKAHVIKSHHNVGGLPEHMKLGLVEPLRELFKDEVRRLGVELGLPHAMVYRHPFPGPGLGVRILGEVKPEYAELLAKADHIFIDELRKANLYDKVSQAFAVFLPVKSVGVVGDARAYEWVIALRAVETIDFMTAHWAHLPHEFLGMVSNRIINELRGVSRVVYDISGKPPATIEWE comes from the coding sequence ATGACCCACGACATCCATCGCGACAAGATCCTCATCCTCGACTTCGGCGCGCAGTACACGCAGCTCATCGCGCGTCGCATCCGCGAACTCGGCGTCTACTGCGAAATCTGGGCGTGGGACCACGACCCGGCGGAAATCGCGAAGTTCGGCGCGAAGGGCATCATCCTCTCCGGTGGCCCGGAATCCACGACGCTGCCGGGCGCGCCGCGCGCACCGCAGGAAGTCTGGGACAGCGGCCTGCCGCTGCTCGGCATCTGCTACGGCATGCAGACGATGGCTGCGCAGCTCGGTGGCTCCACCGAAGCCGCGGACCAGCGCGAGTTCGGCCACGCGACGGTGGAAGTCATTGCGCACGATTCGCTGTTCGAAGGCCTGAAGGACCATCCGGGCGCACCGCCGCGCCTGGACGTGTGGATGAGCCACGGCGACCATGTCGCCACCGCGCCGCCGAACTTCATCGTCACCGCGCGCACCGATCGCATCCCCGTCGCCGCGATGGCCGACGAAGCGCGCCGCTGGTACGGCGTGCAGTTCCATCCCGAAGTCACGCACACCAAGCAGGGGCAGGCGCTGCTGCGCCGCTTCGTCGTCGACATCTGCGGCTGCGCGACGCTGTGGAACGCGGCCAACATCATCGACGACCTGGTCGCGCGCGTGCGCGCGCAGGTCGGTTCGGACGAAGTGATCCTGGGCCTGTCCGGCGGCGTGGATTCCTCCGTGGTCGCCGCGCTGCTGCACAGGGCCATCGGCGAACAGCTGACCTGCGTGTTCGTCGACACCGGCCTGCTGCGCTTCGAGGAAGGCGACCAGGTGATGGCGATGTTCGCCCAGCACATGGGCGTCAAAGTCGTGCGCGTGGATGCGGCCGATCGCTACTTCGCCAAGCTCGCCGGCGTCCAGGACCCGGAAGCCAAGCGCAAGATCATCGGCAACCTGTTCGTCGACATCTTCGACGAAGAGTCGGCCAAGCTGCGCAACGCCAAGTGGCTCGCGCAGGGCACCATCTATCCCGACGTGATCGAGTCGGCCGGCAGCAAGACCGGCAAGGCGCACGTCATCAAGTCGCACCACAACGTGGGCGGCCTGCCGGAGCACATGAAGCTCGGCCTGGTCGAACCGTTGCGCGAACTGTTCAAGGACGAAGTGCGTCGCCTGGGTGTCGAACTCGGCCTGCCGCACGCGATGGTCTATCGCCATCCGTTCCCGGGCCCCGGCCTGGGCGTGCGCATCCTGGGTGAAGTGAAGCCGGAGTACGCGGAGCTGCTCGCGAAGGCCGACCACATCTTCATCGACGAACTGCGCAAGGCGAACCTGTACGACAAGGTGAGCCAGGCCTTCGCCGTGTTCCTGCCGGTGAAGTCGGTGGGCGTGGTGGGCGATGCGCGTGCGTACGAATGGGTCATCGCGCTGCGCGCGGTGGAAACCATCGACTTCATGACGGCGCACTGGGCGCACCTGCCGCACGAGTTCCTCGGCATGGTGTCCAACCGCATCATCAACGAACTGCGCGGCGTTTCGCGCGTGGTCTACGACATCAGCGGCAAGCCGCCGGCGACGATCGAGTGGGAGTAG
- a CDS encoding YciI family protein — MVFAKITEDIDMTAPPTPEALEAFEAMDRFNEELVQAGVFVAGAGLKWGADARCIAYDGAEQIVTDGPFAESRELIAGFSIWEVKDMDEALAWAKRSPTSGKGEIEIRPFFEAADLGEFVSPEELAAPRSGERGKLGVA, encoded by the coding sequence ATGGTGTTCGCGAAAATCACCGAAGACATCGACATGACCGCGCCGCCCACGCCCGAAGCGCTGGAAGCCTTCGAGGCGATGGACCGCTTCAACGAGGAGCTTGTCCAGGCCGGCGTCTTCGTGGCCGGTGCGGGCCTGAAGTGGGGCGCCGACGCCAGGTGCATCGCGTACGACGGCGCCGAGCAGATCGTCACCGACGGCCCGTTTGCCGAATCGCGCGAGTTGATCGCCGGCTTCTCGATCTGGGAGGTCAAGGACATGGACGAGGCCCTGGCATGGGCGAAGCGTTCCCCCACGAGCGGCAAGGGCGAGATCGAAATCCGCCCCTTCTTCGAAGCCGCCGACCTCGGCGAGTTCGTCAGCCCCGAAGAGCTCGCGGCGCCTCGCAGCGGCGAGCGCGGGAAGCTCGGCGTCGCCTGA
- the tadA gene encoding tRNA adenosine(34) deaminase TadA, with protein MTGAAATDADVAWMQRALALAERAEHEDDEIPVGALLVSADGEVIGEGWNRNITERDPSAHAEIVALRQAGARVGNHRLLGSTLYVTLEPCAMCAMAMVHARVARVVFGASDPKTGAAGSVFDLLADPRHNHRVEVIGGVLAVEAGTRLTNYFRKKRGKPAL; from the coding sequence ATGACCGGAGCGGCCGCCACCGACGCCGACGTCGCCTGGATGCAACGCGCGCTCGCACTCGCCGAGCGCGCGGAGCACGAGGACGATGAAATCCCGGTTGGCGCGCTGCTGGTGTCCGCCGATGGCGAAGTGATCGGCGAAGGCTGGAACCGCAACATCACCGAGCGCGATCCTTCCGCACACGCGGAGATCGTGGCGCTGCGACAAGCCGGCGCACGCGTCGGCAACCACCGCCTGCTGGGCAGCACGCTCTACGTGACGCTGGAACCCTGCGCGATGTGCGCGATGGCGATGGTGCATGCGCGCGTGGCGCGCGTGGTGTTCGGCGCGAGCGATCCGAAGACGGGCGCGGCGGGCAGTGTGTTCGACCTGCTCGCCGATCCGCGGCACAACCATCGCGTCGAAGTGATCGGCGGCGTGCTCGCCGTCGAAGCGGGCACGCGCCTCACCAATTACTTTCGCAAGAAACGCGGCAAGCCCGCGCTCTGA
- a CDS encoding DUF2721 domain-containing protein, whose translation MFQSALAHYAILTAMLAPALLMAATASLLTSANARLARVVDRLRALIVSWEFDAPDRAERDDQIERHRRRAHLVLRACQLLYGALGAFVGTSLGLAVDAFIGFRLGFVPTALAIVGVLMLLAASVVMGSEVSLSVRSFDLEMDQEMRRKRN comes from the coding sequence TTGTTCCAGTCCGCGCTCGCCCATTACGCGATCCTGACCGCCATGCTCGCCCCCGCCCTGCTCATGGCGGCCACGGCCTCCCTGCTGACTTCGGCCAATGCACGGCTGGCGCGCGTGGTGGACCGGCTGCGGGCGCTGATCGTGAGCTGGGAATTCGATGCGCCCGACCGTGCCGAGCGCGACGACCAGATCGAACGGCACCGCCGCCGCGCGCACCTGGTGCTGCGCGCCTGCCAACTGCTCTATGGCGCGCTGGGTGCCTTCGTGGGCACGAGTCTGGGGCTGGCGGTGGATGCCTTCATCGGCTTTCGCCTCGGCTTCGTGCCGACGGCGCTGGCGATCGTGGGCGTATTGATGTTGCTGGCCGCGAGCGTCGTGATGGGCAGCGAAGTGAGCCTGTCGGTGCGCAGCTTCGATCTGGAGATGGACCAGGAGATGCGCCGCAAGCGCAACTGA